Proteins encoded within one genomic window of Thunnus maccoyii chromosome 22, fThuMac1.1, whole genome shotgun sequence:
- the larp7 gene encoding la-related protein 7 isoform X2, which produces MIDTERGAVDAGAEEPSSKNKETEKKKRSRVKQLLGDVKKQVEFWFGDVNLHKDRFLKKLIDESDDGYVDISLLASFNRMKKLTTDTKLIARALKNSSVVEVNLEGNKVRRQLPIGDIPNDVDSRTVYVELLPKDVTHSWIERVFTKCGNVVYISIPRYKSSGDSKGFAFVEFETVEQAQKAIEMLNNPPEDAPRKPGIFPKTKSRKPISLPADNPPSGEEEEKKKRKKKKKKEGATVQTSAEEVKEQEMEAEPSEQKRKRSVAEDLEQEVASSQKTLGKLSEKKRRRSQTAEGSESELPSKMRKTSESEAGDKERETKSNDPPTESVKERGVEEGKENRDDSTVKAKRKRKKKHKEKLKIGEEVIPLRVLPKKEWLELKEEYLTLQKRSMASLKKCISKIDHKEHKSLMEMDNEPQDGNNEKSEKATNQGPQFTSGVIMKITDNKPLPGRKFIKEALSKISPVAYIDIIEGDAEGHIRFHTPEEAKAVSDTRAELQNEHSWKLEILSGDHEQRYWQKILVDRQVKLNRPREKKRGTEKLISKAEKIIIARAKEANKHIRFQED; this is translated from the exons ATGATTGACACAGAGAGGGGAGCTGTGGATGCTGGTGCTGAAGAACCCAGCAGTAAGAAcaaggagacagagaagaagaagaggtccCGTGTCAAACAGCTGCTGGGTGATGTGAAGAAGCAAGTGGAGTTCTGGTTTGGGGACGTCAACCTTCACAAGGACCGCTTTCTGAAAAAGCTCATCGACGAGTCAGATGATGGAT aCGTTGATATATCCCTGTTGGCAAGCTTCAATCGAATGAAGAAGCTGACAACTGACACCAAGTTGATTGCCAGGGCGCTGAAAAACTCCTCTGTGGTTGAG gTTAATCTAGAGGGAAATAAAGTAAGGCGCCAGCTTCCAATTGGAGACATACCAAATGATGTCGACAGCCGCACAGTCTATGTG gAACTTTTGCCCAAGGATGTGACGCACAGCTGGATAGAGAGAGTGTTCACAAAATGCGGGAATGTTGTTTATATCAGCATCCCAAGATACAAGTCCTCTGGCGACTCGAAGGGGTTTGCCTTTGTCGAGTTTGAGACAGTGGAACAAGCACAGAAAGCCATAGAG ATGCTGAACAATCCTCCTGAAGATGCTCCCAGGAAGCCAGGCATTTTCCCCAAGACAAAAAGCAGGAAGCCCATTTCTCTGCCAGCCGACAATCCCCCATCAG gtgaggaagaggagaagaaaaagcggaagaagaagaaaaagaaagaaggtgCCACAGTGCAGACTTCTGCAGAAGaagtgaaagagcaggagaTGGAAGCAGAGCCATCTGAGCAAAAGAGGAAGCGCTCGGTAGCGGAGGATTTGGAGCAAGAGGTTGCCAGCAGTCAGAAAACACTGGGGAaactgtcagagaaaaaaagacgGAGGTCGCAGACAGCAGAGGGATCAGAAAGTGAACTACCATCTAAGATGAGAAAGACCAGTGAAAGTGAAGctggagacaaggagagagagaccaAGAGCAACG ATCCGCCCACTGAAAGCGTGAAAGAAAGAGGTGttgaggaaggaaaagaaaacagagatgaCTCAACAGtcaaagcaaagagaaagagaaaaaagaaacacaaggagAAACTGAAAATCGGGGAGGAAGTTATCCCGCTCCGAGTCCTACCAAA AAAAGAGTGGCTTGAACTGAAGGAGGAGTATTTGACCTTGCAAAAGCGCAGCATGGCGTCCCTGAAGAAGTGCATTAGTAAGATTGATCACAAGGAGCACAAGAGTTTAATGGAGATGGACAATGAGCCTCAAGATGGGAACA ATGAGAAGAGTGAAAAAGCAACCAACCAGGGTCCTCAGTTTACCAGTGGTGTCATCATGAAGATTACAGACAACAAGCCGCTGCCAGGGAGGAAGTTCATCAAA GAAGCTCTGTCCAAAATCTCACCAGTGGCATACATTGACATCATTGAGGGAGATGCTGAGGGTCACATCCGTTTTCATACTCCAGAGGAAGCTAAAGCCGTCAGTGACACAAGAGCAGAACTACAGAACGAGCACAGCTGGAAACTCGAGATTCTCTCAg GTGACCATGAGCAAAGGTACTGGCAGAAGATCCTGGTGGACCGTCAAGTCAAGCTGAACCGTCCGAGGGAAAAGAAGCGGGGGACAGAGAAG CTCATATCCAAAGCAGAAAAAATCATCATAGCCCGGGCCAAGGAAGCTAATAAGCACATTCGCTTCCAAGAAGACTGA
- the saxo2 gene encoding stabilizer of axonemal microtubules 2, which translates to MQPKTMKQQNTQHGNNHQATSMRRHSGSHRAQTRASMATEYQERFLPPSCHKAVITTSTQIDPYHPLKGTGADMTTYVRSYFVAQKWIKNPQKIQVPQPPVQPKGHRRCNSAPHNPARFVANQNASQVEDYTSVYKHDFQAWKADRRQPYKVNHNLKVNQGLVITDDASKDGRSQKNSVPVAGNSPQVQKTLPFESITSYRSDYVTHPVQPRVTRAKPVYQTNRGLPLERPVSCRTKQAWDTNPDPFDEASEFLQQFKRWSLGTKFHTQGRAKESSPPADHSGFLSTTHADYTAHRCQHTRPILPCPQTCERSKEPFQAMTTQKEDYKVWDTPRCLSTDHKELNCPKKTTFSVPQSASHAETSKTTPKLVNLRPKMEPNRICNANCSTTEKPQCPAENGALAGFKCISSGNEESRMYWATSLDNSGGVTCENCEEPSPAHQIISCMVSSRS; encoded by the exons ATGCAGCCTAAAACTATGAAGCAGCAGAATACACAGCATGGCAACAATCATCAAGCCACGTCTATGAG GAGGCACTCCGGCTCTCACAGAGCACAGACTCGGGCCTCCATGGCCACAGAGTACCAGGAGAGGTTCCTTCCACCCAGCTGCCACAAGGCTGTCATCACAACCTCGACACAGATAGACCCTTACCATCCGCTGAAGGGGACCGGTGCTGATATGACCACTTATGTTAG GTCGTACTTTGTGGCCCAGAAATGGATAAAAAATCCACAGAAAATCCAGGTCCCACAGCCGCCTGTGCAACCCAAAGGCCACAGGAGATGCAACAGCGCTCCACACAATCCTGCACGCTTTGTGGCAAACCAGAATGCATCCCAGGTGGAGGACTACACGTCGGTGTACAAAC ATGATTTCCAAGCGTGGAAAGCAGACAGGCGTCAGCCGTATAAGGTGAATCACAACTTGAAAGTCAACCAAGGATTAGTTATCACAGATGATGCTTCTAAGGATGGTCGCTCCCAGAAAAATTCTGTTCCAGTTGCAGGAAACTCCCCACAGGTGCAAAAAACCCTCCCTTTTGAGAGCATCACAAGCTACAGATCTGATTACGTCACCCATCCAGTGCAGCCCAGGGTGACTAGGGCTAAGCCTGTTTACCAAACCAACAGAGGTCTGCCGTTAGAGCGTCCAGTGTCTTGTAGGACAAAGCAGGCTTGGGACACAAACCCAGACCCTTTTGACGAAGCCAGTGAATTCCTTCAGCAATTCAAGAGATGGTCCCTTGGAACCAAGTTTCACACCCAAGGCAGAGCCAAAGAGTCCAGTCCACCAGCAGACCACAGTGGATTCCTCTCCACAACACATGCAGATTACACGGCACATCGGTGCCAGCACACCAGGCCAATCCTGCCATGTCCGCAAACCTGTGAGAGAAGCAAGGAGCCTTTTCAGGCAATGACTACCCAGAAGGAGGATTACAAAGTTTGGGACACACCACGATGCCTCTCCACTGACCATAAAGAGCTGAATTGCCCCAAGAAAACCACCTTCTCTGTACCTCAGTCTGCCTCACATGCCGAGACCTCCAAAACAACTCCTAAACTTGTGAACCTCCGTCCCAAAATGGAGCCGAACAGAATCTGCAACGCCAACTGCAGCACCACCGAGAAACCTCAATGTCCTGCTGAGAACGGAGCATTAGCCGGCTTCAAATGCATCTCCTCGGGGAATGAAGAATCCAGGATGTACTGGGCCACCTCACTGGACAACTCTGGAGGAGTGACTTGTGAGAATTGTGAGGAACCATCTCCAGCACACCAAATAATCAGCTGCATGGTGTCTAGCAGAAGCTAA
- the larp7 gene encoding la-related protein 7 isoform X1 — protein sequence MIDTERGAVDAGAEEPSSKNKETEKKKRSRVKQLLGDVKKQVEFWFGDVNLHKDRFLKKLIDESDDGYVDISLLASFNRMKKLTTDTKLIARALKNSSVVEVNLEGNKVRRQLPIGDIPNDVDSRTVYVELLPKDVTHSWIERVFTKCGNVVYISIPRYKSSGDSKGFAFVEFETVEQAQKAIEMLNNPPEDAPRKPGIFPKTKSRKPISLPADNPPSGEEEEKKKRKKKKKKEGATVQTSAEEVKEQEMEAEPSEQKRKRSVAEDLEQEVASSQKTLGKLSEKKRRRSQTAEGSESELPSKMRKTSESEAGDKERETKSNVDPPTESVKERGVEEGKENRDDSTVKAKRKRKKKHKEKLKIGEEVIPLRVLPKKEWLELKEEYLTLQKRSMASLKKCISKIDHKEHKSLMEMDNEPQDGNNEKSEKATNQGPQFTSGVIMKITDNKPLPGRKFIKEALSKISPVAYIDIIEGDAEGHIRFHTPEEAKAVSDTRAELQNEHSWKLEILSGDHEQRYWQKILVDRQVKLNRPREKKRGTEKLISKAEKIIIARAKEANKHIRFQED from the exons ATGATTGACACAGAGAGGGGAGCTGTGGATGCTGGTGCTGAAGAACCCAGCAGTAAGAAcaaggagacagagaagaagaagaggtccCGTGTCAAACAGCTGCTGGGTGATGTGAAGAAGCAAGTGGAGTTCTGGTTTGGGGACGTCAACCTTCACAAGGACCGCTTTCTGAAAAAGCTCATCGACGAGTCAGATGATGGAT aCGTTGATATATCCCTGTTGGCAAGCTTCAATCGAATGAAGAAGCTGACAACTGACACCAAGTTGATTGCCAGGGCGCTGAAAAACTCCTCTGTGGTTGAG gTTAATCTAGAGGGAAATAAAGTAAGGCGCCAGCTTCCAATTGGAGACATACCAAATGATGTCGACAGCCGCACAGTCTATGTG gAACTTTTGCCCAAGGATGTGACGCACAGCTGGATAGAGAGAGTGTTCACAAAATGCGGGAATGTTGTTTATATCAGCATCCCAAGATACAAGTCCTCTGGCGACTCGAAGGGGTTTGCCTTTGTCGAGTTTGAGACAGTGGAACAAGCACAGAAAGCCATAGAG ATGCTGAACAATCCTCCTGAAGATGCTCCCAGGAAGCCAGGCATTTTCCCCAAGACAAAAAGCAGGAAGCCCATTTCTCTGCCAGCCGACAATCCCCCATCAG gtgaggaagaggagaagaaaaagcggaagaagaagaaaaagaaagaaggtgCCACAGTGCAGACTTCTGCAGAAGaagtgaaagagcaggagaTGGAAGCAGAGCCATCTGAGCAAAAGAGGAAGCGCTCGGTAGCGGAGGATTTGGAGCAAGAGGTTGCCAGCAGTCAGAAAACACTGGGGAaactgtcagagaaaaaaagacgGAGGTCGCAGACAGCAGAGGGATCAGAAAGTGAACTACCATCTAAGATGAGAAAGACCAGTGAAAGTGAAGctggagacaaggagagagagaccaAGAGCAACG TAGATCCGCCCACTGAAAGCGTGAAAGAAAGAGGTGttgaggaaggaaaagaaaacagagatgaCTCAACAGtcaaagcaaagagaaagagaaaaaagaaacacaaggagAAACTGAAAATCGGGGAGGAAGTTATCCCGCTCCGAGTCCTACCAAA AAAAGAGTGGCTTGAACTGAAGGAGGAGTATTTGACCTTGCAAAAGCGCAGCATGGCGTCCCTGAAGAAGTGCATTAGTAAGATTGATCACAAGGAGCACAAGAGTTTAATGGAGATGGACAATGAGCCTCAAGATGGGAACA ATGAGAAGAGTGAAAAAGCAACCAACCAGGGTCCTCAGTTTACCAGTGGTGTCATCATGAAGATTACAGACAACAAGCCGCTGCCAGGGAGGAAGTTCATCAAA GAAGCTCTGTCCAAAATCTCACCAGTGGCATACATTGACATCATTGAGGGAGATGCTGAGGGTCACATCCGTTTTCATACTCCAGAGGAAGCTAAAGCCGTCAGTGACACAAGAGCAGAACTACAGAACGAGCACAGCTGGAAACTCGAGATTCTCTCAg GTGACCATGAGCAAAGGTACTGGCAGAAGATCCTGGTGGACCGTCAAGTCAAGCTGAACCGTCCGAGGGAAAAGAAGCGGGGGACAGAGAAG CTCATATCCAAAGCAGAAAAAATCATCATAGCCCGGGCCAAGGAAGCTAATAAGCACATTCGCTTCCAAGAAGACTGA